A single window of Lacerta agilis isolate rLacAgi1 chromosome 12, rLacAgi1.pri, whole genome shotgun sequence DNA harbors:
- the FAM133B gene encoding protein FAM133B, giving the protein MGKRDNRVAYMNPIAMARSRGPAPSSGPTIQDYLNRPRPTWEEVKEQLEKKKKGSKALAEFEERMNENWKKELEKHREKLLSGSESTSRKKEKKKKEKKKSSRLSPSSSSSSSSDSSSSSSDFEDEDKKQGKKRRKKKHRSSRKSSENSSSDSDSDGKDSLKNKRAKEDYEREKDTKSFERKRKKADRGDGMLSTESSSESEHTEEVPAKKKKTGEEKEKNVSIILLIKELPTKTDFKFQTGINMCGHKLLPLTISFFKKIKQKNGRSTRNMAKRKKRRRPAQALTQNNFSQDSLPPNTFLSKVQ; this is encoded by the exons ATGGGCAAAAGGGATAACCGGGTG GCTTATATGAATCCCATAGCAATGGCTAGATCACGAGGTCCTGCTCCATCTTCAGGACCTACCATACAAGACTACTTGAACAGACCAAGACCAACATG ggaagaagtaaaagaacaactagaaaagaagaagaagggttccAAAGCCTTAGCAGAATTTGAAGAAAGGATGAATGAG AACTGGAAAAAAGAACTCGAAAAACACCGGGAGAAATTGTTAAGTGGAAGCGAGAGCACTTCAAGGAAGAAAGAG aagaagaagaaggagaagaagaaatccaGTAGG ttgtctccatcttcctcttcctcatcaaGCTCTGATTCTTCCAGTAGTTCTTCTGATTTTGAAGATGAG GATAAGAAACAagggaaaaagagaagaaaaaagaagcaccGCTCCTCACGGAAATCATCTGAAAACTCTAGTTCAGATTCTGACTCGGACGGCAAG GacagcttaaaaaacaaaagggCAAAGGAAGACTATGAAAGAGAAAAG GATACCAAAAgctttgaaaggaaaaggaagaaagcagATCGTGGGGATGGCATGTTATCGACAGAGTCCTCATCAGAATCAGAACACACAGAGGAG GTaccagcaaaaaagaagaaaaccggggaagaaaaagagaaaaacgTAAGCATTATCCTGCTTATCAAAGAACTtccaacaaaaactgattttaaaTTTCAGACTGGCATAAATATGTGTGGGCACAAACTCCTCCCTCTtaccatttcattttttaaaaa gataaaacaaaaaaacgGAAGAAGCACAAGAAacatggcaaaaagaaaaaaaagaagacggCCAGCTCAAGCTCTTACTCAGAATAACTTCAGTCAAGACTCTCTTCCCCCCAACACCTTCTTATCAAAAGTGCAATGA